The following proteins are encoded in a genomic region of Methylocystis echinoides:
- a CDS encoding ATP-binding protein has product MDETEKSKDCQQCKAELLSEAEALRRLNDASSRLWRTTSLRAGLEEMLVATIELLGASLGNVQLIDEATGKLTIASQRGFGPEFLEFFREVCIDDGSACGRALQAGERVIVEDVELDPLFAPSIARKAVFRAVQSTPLLGRDGKALGMISTHFQAPHRPTELDLERLDLYVRQASDFIERCRREEELRQRAEEREALLDALPAFIWFGDAQSHVIQGNRAASEMTRVPRGANVSQSVAIAGRATYLRQLKRDGTEYRPEELPIQAAIAGRRPLHDAYIDFRFPDGRRVEAIGNAAPLFDASGAVRGGVAAFIDVSDRNQTERALRESEEFNRTIIDCSPDCVKVLDLDGRLLMINEAGCRLLEIDAAASLYGRDWRTIWPRLAANEAGDVLEQAKAGRTLHFEELHTTFKGTQKWWDVIMTPVRGSDGSVVRILSVSRDITERKRAEDALREADRRKDEFLATLAHELRNPLAAIANAVNVLKKSQHGGDGSAAGPTPKLLAMTENQIGHLVRLVDDLLEVSRITSGKIELKKQPIDLAAVVRQAHETTRTLIQAGRHHVGLMLPDEPLIVDGDPVRLAQIFTNLFSNAAKYTPADGRIGVSMERTQDMCVVRITDTGVGIPADMLSRIFELFTQVDRTVGRSQGGIGLGLTLARRLVELHGGDIEARSEGVGRGSEFIVRLPLIAILPPHEISTDAAISQKFPVRRVLVVDDDSTVADSLAMLLEAMGVAVRTAYSGAEALRAIPVLRPHLAFIDIGMPGMDGYETARCIRKLADGKNLILAALSGWGRSEDRKRGEEAGFDRHYVKPIEVAEIEELLMLGERG; this is encoded by the coding sequence ATGGACGAGACAGAAAAATCAAAAGACTGCCAGCAGTGCAAAGCTGAACTGCTCTCGGAGGCCGAGGCGCTCAGGCGGCTGAATGACGCCAGTTCGCGTCTTTGGCGGACGACCAGCTTGCGCGCTGGGTTGGAAGAGATGCTCGTCGCTACGATCGAACTGCTTGGGGCGAGCTTAGGCAACGTCCAGCTGATCGACGAGGCCACGGGGAAGCTGACGATCGCGTCGCAGCGGGGGTTTGGGCCTGAATTCCTTGAGTTTTTTCGAGAGGTTTGCATCGACGACGGCTCCGCTTGCGGGCGGGCGCTCCAAGCAGGAGAGCGTGTCATTGTCGAGGACGTCGAGCTTGACCCACTTTTTGCGCCGTCCATTGCTCGAAAGGCGGTCTTTCGCGCCGTTCAATCGACGCCGCTTCTGGGCCGGGACGGCAAAGCGCTCGGGATGATTTCGACGCATTTCCAGGCCCCCCATCGACCAACCGAATTAGATTTGGAACGCCTTGACCTCTACGTCCGCCAAGCGTCGGATTTCATAGAACGATGCCGCCGCGAAGAAGAGCTACGGCAGCGCGCCGAAGAGCGCGAAGCGCTCCTCGACGCTTTGCCGGCGTTCATCTGGTTTGGGGATGCGCAAAGTCACGTCATCCAGGGAAATCGCGCCGCCAGCGAGATGACACGGGTGCCGCGGGGCGCGAATGTATCTCAAAGCGTAGCCATAGCGGGGAGGGCGACTTATCTGCGGCAGCTCAAGCGGGACGGAACGGAATACCGGCCTGAGGAGCTGCCGATTCAGGCCGCGATTGCCGGACGCCGGCCCTTGCATGACGCTTATATCGACTTCCGGTTCCCAGACGGCCGTCGTGTCGAAGCAATCGGCAACGCCGCGCCGCTTTTCGACGCAAGCGGCGCCGTGCGGGGCGGCGTCGCGGCGTTCATCGATGTTTCTGACCGAAATCAGACTGAACGCGCGTTGCGGGAAAGCGAGGAGTTCAACCGGACGATCATCGATTGCAGCCCCGATTGCGTCAAAGTGCTCGATCTGGACGGGCGGCTGCTGATGATCAACGAGGCAGGCTGCCGCCTGCTCGAGATCGACGCCGCCGCTTCGCTCTACGGCCGAGATTGGCGGACCATATGGCCACGATTGGCGGCGAATGAAGCGGGCGACGTTCTGGAGCAGGCGAAGGCCGGACGCACCCTCCATTTTGAGGAGCTGCACACAACCTTCAAGGGAACGCAGAAATGGTGGGACGTTATCATGACGCCCGTGCGCGGGAGCGATGGGAGCGTAGTCCGGATCCTGTCGGTTTCCCGCGACATTACCGAGCGCAAACGGGCCGAGGATGCGCTGCGCGAAGCTGACCGCCGCAAGGACGAGTTTTTGGCGACCCTGGCGCATGAATTGCGCAACCCGCTCGCCGCGATTGCCAATGCCGTCAACGTGCTGAAAAAGTCTCAGCATGGCGGCGACGGGAGTGCCGCGGGACCGACGCCCAAGCTCCTGGCAATGACGGAAAATCAGATCGGCCACCTTGTTCGGCTCGTCGACGATCTTTTGGAGGTTTCGCGCATTACATCCGGCAAGATTGAACTCAAGAAGCAGCCGATAGATCTCGCGGCGGTTGTTCGCCAAGCGCACGAGACAACCCGCACACTGATCCAGGCCGGCCGTCATCACGTGGGTCTAATGCTTCCGGACGAGCCCTTGATAGTCGACGGAGACCCGGTGCGGCTTGCACAGATCTTCACGAACCTCTTTAGCAACGCTGCGAAATATACGCCGGCGGATGGCCGGATCGGCGTTTCGATGGAACGCACGCAAGACATGTGCGTCGTTCGCATCACGGACACAGGCGTCGGAATACCCGCGGATATGCTATCGCGAATCTTCGAGCTTTTCACGCAGGTGGATCGGACTGTCGGCCGCTCACAAGGCGGCATCGGGCTCGGCCTCACCCTGGCCCGGCGTCTCGTCGAGTTGCATGGCGGCGATATTGAAGCGCGCAGCGAAGGGGTTGGGCGCGGGAGCGAATTTATAGTGCGGCTCCCGTTGATCGCAATCCTACCGCCGCACGAGATTTCAACAGACGCTGCGATCTCGCAAAAATTTCCAGTGAGGAGAGTGCTGGTCGTCGACGACGATTCGACCGTAGCGGATTCCTTGGCGATGCTTTTGGAGGCCATGGGCGTCGCCGTGAGAACGGCTTACAGCGGCGCCGAAGCGCTGCGAGCCATTCCCGTACTCAGGCCGCACCTGGCGTTTATCGATATCGGTATGCCCGGAATGGATGGATATGAAACCGCCCGCTGCATCCGGAAGCTTGCAGATGGCAAGAACTTGATCTTGGCGGCGTTGAGCGGATGGGGAAGGAGTGAGGACCGCAAGAGAGGCGAAGAAGCGGGGTTTGATCGCCACTATGTCAAACCGATCGAGGTTGCCGAAATCGAAGAGCTTTTGATGCTAGGCGAGAGAGGATAA
- the istB gene encoding IS21-like element helper ATPase IstB encodes MNGTPSAVIDRVKRNLVGLRMPRALEILDVTLRGIERGETTALDALDILLTEELTLRENRRVRMALQMARLSAVKTLAGFDFAFQPSLDKSRVMALAELQFIGRAEAVHLIGPPGTGKTHLSLALGVEAVKAGRSVYFASLADVIATLARAEREGALREKIRYFCRFSLLIVDEIGYLPVTPGGGNLFFQLVNARYEKGAMILTSNRGFAEWGEIFGDPVVATALLDRLLHHAVVFQIEGSSYRLREHADLLPEHVRMKASIQPAPIPPTLRHRGRPPKNGGADQDIG; translated from the coding sequence ATGAATGGGACGCCCTCCGCCGTCATTGACCGCGTCAAACGCAATCTCGTCGGCCTGAGAATGCCGCGCGCCCTCGAGATCCTCGACGTCACCCTGCGCGGCATCGAGCGTGGCGAGACAACAGCGCTCGACGCGCTCGACATTCTGCTCACCGAGGAACTGACGCTGCGCGAGAACCGCCGCGTCCGGATGGCGCTTCAGATGGCGCGCCTGTCCGCCGTCAAGACGCTCGCCGGCTTCGACTTTGCCTTCCAGCCCTCGCTCGACAAGAGCCGGGTCATGGCGCTGGCCGAATTGCAGTTCATCGGCCGCGCCGAAGCCGTCCATCTCATTGGACCGCCCGGCACGGGCAAAACCCATCTCAGCCTCGCGCTCGGCGTCGAAGCCGTCAAAGCCGGCCGCAGCGTCTACTTCGCCTCTCTCGCCGACGTCATCGCGACGCTGGCCAGGGCCGAACGCGAAGGGGCGTTGCGCGAGAAGATCCGCTACTTCTGCCGCTTCTCGCTGCTGATCGTCGATGAGATCGGCTATCTGCCCGTTACGCCGGGCGGCGGCAATCTGTTCTTCCAGCTCGTCAACGCCCGCTACGAAAAGGGCGCCATGATCCTCACCTCGAACCGCGGCTTCGCGGAATGGGGCGAGATTTTCGGCGATCCCGTGGTCGCCACGGCGCTCCTTGATCGCCTCCTGCATCACGCCGTCGTCTTCCAGATCGAAGGCTCAAGCTATCGGCTCCGCGAGCACGCCGATCTGCTGCCCGAACATGTTCGCATGAAAGCGAGCATCCAGCCCGCGCCGATCCCGCCGACCCTCCGGCACCGTGGACGGCCGCCAAAAAACGGAGGAGCCGATCAAGACATCGGCTGA
- a CDS encoding PAS domain S-box protein: protein MKELPSLRSVLNAFENGVCLIDEVGHVLFVNAAAEELLGYTEEDLIGGPFLPNVDVALSENEPVSSSDSIIARSDPHSWSPVKLLRKDGRVLNALCWRSALTETGSALLRFRRLDPERAGDVGLPDIKPKLKAIFDAVPDGMVVIDEFGDIQLFSLGAEKLFGYQQAETLDQNVKMLMPSPYREAHGRYLAAFRETGLKKIIGIGREVSGRRKDGSVFPMYLSVGEIWLNQRRFFVGVAHDLTKLKRAEERLLMLSAAIDQSPSAIQIADKEGRIEYVNPRFTQLTGYDSGELIGHNPHPLLCSHKAVHDQHPLLRETLEAGHECQGEILGRTKSGDLYWALETISALRDSQGDISHYMTIQQDISDEKRNKEALAESEERFRHVAEMAGEWLWEQDPEGRYIYSSAAVRNILGYSPEEIIGKSYLELLMDDGEERWVATTLQDGSVVSCRPFNHLVNRYRHKDGRDVYTESTGAPILDEQQRLVKWRGVDHDITARKAYIDALRVRDRAIESVHVGIVISDAHASGNPNIYVNPALCQMTGYTRDELLGGSMRLLQGPETDPAAVRKIRAALNRGEDCEVTLKNYRKNGAVFWNELLISPVVDDAGTLTHYIGVQTDVTERRKAEESRRELEIARKIQRSLLPAGPLRLPRVEVAGLCIPASQVGGDYFDFFQQSEALDLVIADVSGHSVGAGLIMTEVRSALRAEARRQIPNLGSPAQVLRELNQLLYDDLSKAELFMTMFHLQFEPESRSLKYANAGHNWALLLREGDSRCVPLDANGLVIGVLPEVDFEEKSIELRPGDKLVLYTDGIVETQNLQGDFFDLERLCVVLSAHQRLAPEALVKRVLDEVRAFAGQAPQRDDITIAVMQVN, encoded by the coding sequence ATGAAAGAGCTACCGTCCCTGCGCTCAGTTCTCAACGCGTTCGAGAACGGCGTTTGCCTCATAGACGAGGTCGGTCATGTCCTTTTCGTAAACGCCGCGGCGGAAGAGTTGCTCGGTTACACCGAAGAAGACCTGATTGGCGGCCCTTTCCTTCCAAACGTCGATGTCGCCCTATCAGAGAATGAGCCTGTCTCCAGCAGCGACTCCATTATCGCCCGGTCTGACCCGCATTCTTGGAGTCCAGTGAAACTTCTTCGAAAGGATGGCCGCGTCCTGAACGCTCTGTGTTGGCGATCGGCACTGACCGAAACGGGGTCGGCCCTGCTGAGATTTCGAAGACTTGACCCTGAAAGAGCAGGAGATGTGGGTCTCCCAGACATCAAGCCGAAGCTCAAAGCCATTTTCGACGCGGTGCCTGATGGCATGGTTGTGATAGATGAATTTGGCGACATCCAACTGTTTAGCCTCGGCGCCGAAAAATTGTTCGGCTATCAACAGGCTGAAACGCTTGATCAAAATGTGAAGATGCTCATGCCATCGCCTTATCGGGAGGCGCATGGTCGCTACCTTGCCGCCTTTCGCGAGACTGGCCTAAAAAAGATTATCGGCATCGGGCGGGAGGTGAGCGGTCGACGAAAGGACGGCAGCGTTTTTCCCATGTATCTTTCGGTCGGCGAGATTTGGCTGAACCAACGTCGCTTTTTCGTTGGCGTCGCCCACGATCTGACCAAACTCAAGCGCGCTGAGGAGCGGCTGCTCATGTTGTCAGCCGCCATCGACCAAAGCCCTTCCGCCATCCAAATAGCCGACAAGGAAGGGCGCATCGAATATGTCAACCCTCGCTTCACGCAGCTAACCGGCTACGATTCTGGTGAACTTATCGGGCATAATCCGCATCCGCTGTTGTGCTCTCACAAAGCAGTCCACGATCAGCATCCTCTGTTACGAGAGACGCTTGAAGCTGGCCACGAATGCCAGGGAGAAATACTAGGTCGCACAAAGAGCGGCGATCTCTACTGGGCGCTGGAAACGATCTCGGCCCTGCGCGATTCGCAGGGCGACATCAGCCACTATATGACGATCCAGCAAGATATTTCCGATGAAAAGCGAAATAAGGAGGCGCTCGCGGAGAGCGAAGAGAGATTTCGTCACGTCGCTGAAATGGCCGGAGAATGGCTTTGGGAACAGGATCCGGAAGGTCGTTACATTTATAGCAGCGCGGCGGTACGAAATATACTCGGGTATTCGCCCGAAGAGATAATCGGCAAGAGCTATCTCGAGCTTTTGATGGACGATGGCGAGGAGAGATGGGTTGCGACAACGTTGCAGGATGGCTCAGTTGTGAGCTGTCGGCCATTCAACCATCTCGTTAATAGGTATCGTCACAAGGATGGACGAGACGTCTATACCGAGTCGACCGGCGCGCCGATCCTTGACGAACAGCAACGCTTAGTGAAGTGGCGCGGCGTAGATCATGATATCACGGCACGTAAAGCTTACATTGACGCCTTGCGCGTCCGTGATCGCGCCATCGAATCGGTTCACGTGGGAATCGTAATTAGCGACGCTCATGCGTCCGGCAATCCTAATATCTATGTCAACCCTGCGCTCTGTCAGATGACGGGCTACACGCGGGACGAACTGCTTGGAGGCAGTATGCGTCTGTTGCAGGGGCCCGAAACCGACCCGGCCGCAGTCCGGAAAATTCGCGCGGCTCTCAACAGAGGTGAGGACTGCGAGGTCACGCTGAAAAACTATCGGAAGAACGGCGCCGTCTTCTGGAACGAGTTGCTGATCTCGCCCGTGGTCGACGATGCCGGCACGCTCACGCATTATATTGGCGTACAAACCGACGTAACTGAGCGCCGCAAGGCGGAGGAAAGCCGGCGGGAGCTGGAGATCGCGCGGAAGATCCAACGCTCACTCCTGCCGGCTGGGCCTTTGCGTCTGCCCCGAGTCGAGGTTGCAGGCCTTTGTATTCCCGCCAGCCAAGTTGGCGGCGATTATTTCGATTTCTTTCAACAGTCCGAGGCGCTCGATCTCGTCATTGCCGACGTCTCTGGCCACAGCGTTGGCGCTGGTCTGATTATGACCGAAGTGCGTAGCGCGCTTCGCGCCGAAGCGCGGAGGCAGATCCCTAACTTGGGAAGCCCGGCGCAGGTTCTGCGTGAGTTGAACCAATTATTGTATGACGACCTGAGTAAAGCTGAGTTGTTCATGACCATGTTCCATTTGCAGTTCGAACCGGAATCGCGCTCTTTGAAATACGCCAACGCCGGGCATAACTGGGCGCTGCTCCTGCGAGAGGGTGATTCCAGATGTGTTCCCTTGGATGCGAACGGATTGGTGATCGGCGTTTTGCCTGAGGTCGACTTTGAGGAGAAGAGCATCGAACTGCGTCCGGGCGACAAGCTTGTGCTTTACACGGATGGTATTGTAGAGACCCAAAATCTGCAGGGCGATTTCTTCGATCTGGAGCGCCTCTGCGTCGTGTTGTCTGCTCACCAACGGCTTGCGCCGGAAGCCCTAGTGAAGCGGGTGCTGGATGAAGTGCGCGCCTTCGCTGGGCAGGCGCCCCAGCGCGACGACATCACCATCGCCGTCATGCAAGTCAATTGA
- a CDS encoding ATP-binding protein, whose product MEETPESILSVDIEVPTQTRFLALIGNIAEQIGKDLADAAGDTDTLAYHLNLVLTEAAANAIQHGLPDQPGSTIRISIGLEDKDLVVRVYDHGQGFDLEAVPAPNFADLNERGPGIFFIRTFMDSVDSRKAEGSNVLEMRKASIRTAPAHHVLA is encoded by the coding sequence ATGGAAGAGACACCAGAAAGCATCTTAAGCGTGGACATCGAAGTCCCGACTCAAACCCGCTTTTTGGCGCTGATTGGCAATATTGCCGAGCAGATCGGTAAAGATCTAGCCGATGCTGCTGGCGACACTGACACCTTGGCCTACCACCTCAACTTGGTGCTCACCGAAGCTGCAGCCAACGCCATCCAGCATGGCTTGCCGGACCAACCAGGAAGCACGATCCGCATATCCATCGGCCTCGAAGACAAAGACCTTGTGGTCCGGGTCTATGATCACGGGCAAGGCTTCGATCTGGAGGCTGTGCCTGCGCCGAACTTTGCCGATTTAAACGAGCGCGGACCGGGAATCTTCTTCATCCGAACATTTATGGATTCGGTGGACTCCCGTAAGGCGGAAGGCAGCAACGTGCTTGAGATGCGCAAAGCGTCGATTAGGACCGCACCCGCTCACCATGTCCTTGCCTAA
- a CDS encoding aminotransferase class I/II-fold pyridoxal phosphate-dependent enzyme, translating into MPTHALTKALAARLDELKRAGRLKGKESVICGFIPARGGDGPRYLVEGEGDKPFLRMNSNSYLGMSLRSEVVASEEAAVGSYGVGPGAVRFIGGTWSPHVALERRLAAFHRRPAAILFSSAYATVMGLIPPLVTDSTAVISDELNHNCIINAIALARPAEKCIYKHLDMGELERRLDAAAKSCNRAIIVTDGVFSMRGDHAPLDRIIALARTYDGAFAENAIVIVDDSHGVGALGATGRGAEENTQSAPADLLVATLGKALGVNGGYAVAEELVIQYLRETSPFYIFSNPITPAEAAAAHQALDILDSPAGLALLAHLREMTTRFRKGLVKLGFETLPGEHPIVPLLTRDSARTLALVAHLRQRSVLVTGLTYPVVPRGDEEIRFQISADHTPADVDAALVALAEFRPNE; encoded by the coding sequence ATGCCGACGCACGCATTAACTAAAGCGCTGGCAGCTCGCCTCGACGAACTTAAACGGGCGGGGCGGCTTAAGGGTAAAGAAAGCGTGATCTGTGGATTCATCCCAGCACGCGGCGGCGATGGTCCGCGCTATCTCGTCGAAGGCGAGGGCGACAAGCCATTCCTACGGATGAACTCCAACAGTTACCTGGGGATGTCGCTGCGCTCGGAAGTCGTCGCCTCTGAGGAGGCGGCGGTGGGCAGTTACGGCGTCGGACCGGGCGCAGTGCGTTTCATCGGCGGAACCTGGTCGCCCCATGTGGCCCTGGAGCGGCGGCTTGCCGCCTTCCACCGCCGGCCGGCCGCCATATTGTTCTCATCTGCTTACGCCACGGTCATGGGCTTGATCCCGCCGCTTGTCACCGACAGCACGGCGGTGATTAGTGACGAACTAAATCATAACTGCATCATTAACGCGATCGCGCTGGCGCGACCGGCCGAAAAGTGCATTTATAAGCATCTCGACATGGGAGAACTCGAACGGCGTCTCGACGCGGCGGCGAAGAGTTGCAACCGCGCGATCATTGTGACCGATGGCGTCTTCAGCATGCGCGGCGATCACGCCCCTCTCGACCGCATTATAGCGCTGGCGCGCACCTATGACGGCGCATTCGCTGAGAATGCCATCGTAATTGTGGACGATTCCCATGGCGTCGGTGCGCTCGGAGCGACTGGCCGCGGCGCTGAGGAAAACACGCAGTCGGCGCCCGCCGATCTGTTAGTGGCGACGCTCGGCAAGGCGCTGGGCGTGAACGGCGGCTACGCCGTCGCCGAAGAGCTCGTCATCCAGTACCTGCGCGAGACCTCCCCCTTCTATATTTTTTCGAATCCAATCACGCCGGCCGAGGCCGCCGCCGCCCATCAAGCGCTCGATATATTGGACAGTCCAGCGGGTCTTGCGCTGCTTGCGCATTTGCGCGAGATGACGACGCGCTTCCGGAAGGGGCTTGTCAAACTCGGCTTCGAGACCCTGCCCGGCGAGCATCCTATCGTCCCGCTGCTGACGCGGGACAGCGCACGCACTTTAGCCTTGGTCGCCCATTTGCGGCAACGAAGCGTCCTTGTCACCGGCCTGACCTACCCGGTGGTGCCAAGGGGCGACGAGGAGATTCGTTTTCAGATCAGCGCGGACCACACGCCGGCTGACGTCGACGCCGCGCTCGTGGCGCTTGCTGAGTTCCGCCCCAACGAGTGA
- a CDS encoding NAD-dependent epimerase/dehydratase family protein produces MRQILVTGALGQIGAELVTALRERYGAERVVASDLKQFSPLDGVYERLDCTQPQMIADVMRRREIGAVYHLAALLSAVAEKRPQSAWNVNMGGTYNLLEAAREFACQLFFPSSIAAFGPSTPRERTPQMTIQRPTTIYGVTKVAGELLGDYYARRLGVDVRGLRLPGLISYGAKLGGGTTDYAVEMFQSVVRDKRYSCFLAADARLDMMYMPDAVRAMIQLMEADATRLKYRNAYNVTAMSITPAELAAEIRKHAPHFTVDYRVDPLRQSIADSWPQSLDASAAREDWGFFPRFDLAAMTRDMLVRLRATAPQGDRFESEEPNADARIN; encoded by the coding sequence ATGCGACAAATCTTGGTAACCGGCGCGCTCGGCCAGATTGGCGCCGAGTTGGTCACCGCCCTGCGGGAACGCTATGGCGCTGAGCGCGTCGTTGCGTCGGACCTGAAGCAGTTCTCGCCATTGGACGGCGTTTACGAACGCCTTGACTGCACGCAGCCGCAAATGATCGCCGACGTCATGCGCCGGCGCGAGATCGGCGCGGTCTATCACCTCGCCGCGCTCCTCTCCGCTGTCGCCGAGAAAAGGCCACAGTCCGCCTGGAACGTCAACATGGGCGGCACGTACAATCTCCTCGAAGCGGCGCGCGAGTTTGCATGCCAGCTGTTTTTTCCCAGTTCAATCGCTGCGTTCGGGCCATCCACGCCACGCGAACGCACGCCGCAGATGACGATTCAGCGCCCAACCACCATCTACGGCGTCACCAAGGTCGCCGGCGAATTACTTGGTGATTATTACGCGCGGCGCCTCGGCGTCGATGTGCGGGGGCTGCGCCTGCCCGGCCTCATCTCCTACGGCGCCAAACTCGGCGGCGGCACGACCGACTACGCCGTCGAGATGTTTCAATCGGTTGTGCGCGACAAGCGTTACTCCTGCTTCCTGGCGGCGGATGCGCGACTCGATATGATGTACATGCCTGACGCGGTCCGCGCGATGATCCAGCTCATGGAGGCTGACGCAACTCGGCTGAAATATCGGAACGCATATAACGTGACCGCGATGAGCATCACGCCCGCCGAACTCGCGGCAGAAATCCGCAAACACGCGCCACACTTCACCGTGGATTACCGCGTCGACCCTCTACGCCAGTCGATCGCCGATTCCTGGCCGCAATCTCTCGACGCCAGCGCAGCCCGAGAGGATTGGGGCTTTTTCCCGCGCTTCGATCTCGCGGCGATGACAAGGGACATGCTCGTACGCCTGCGCGCGACCGCGCCGCAAGGCGACAGGTTTGAAAGCGAGGAGCCCAATGCCGACGCACGCATTAACTAA
- a CDS encoding PAS domain-containing protein has product MAMNKDAAFLAAVVNGALDGIVSIDERGCILSFNPAASKLFGYAPEEVIVSLYRSGTYCYQLKRVIILCDERGVQSMNHKHRTALHALFTHPMSSNIDPKIVRSMLEELGAEISHSRHNHLLVTLNGFTHGFHDAHHSLLKDEVAALRKFLTDAGVDPERDYPL; this is encoded by the coding sequence ATGGCGATGAATAAGGATGCCGCCTTCTTAGCCGCCGTCGTCAACGGCGCGCTGGATGGAATCGTCTCTATTGACGAACGCGGCTGCATCCTGTCCTTCAATCCGGCTGCCAGTAAGCTATTCGGCTACGCGCCCGAGGAAGTCATTGTGTCTCTTTATCGCAGCGGCACGTACTGCTATCAACTCAAGAGAGTGATCATCTTATGCGATGAGCGGGGAGTTCAATCAATGAACCATAAGCATCGGACAGCCCTGCATGCCTTGTTCACGCACCCAATGAGCAGCAACATCGATCCAAAGATCGTCCGATCAATGTTGGAAGAACTTGGCGCGGAAATTTCCCATAGCAGGCACAACCATTTGTTGGTGACGCTAAATGGCTTCACCCATGGATTTCACGACGCCCATCATAGCCTACTGAAAGACGAGGTTGCCGCCCTGCGCAAGTTCCTTACGGATGCCGGTGTCGATCCTGAGCGCGACTACCCCCTTTAA
- a CDS encoding response regulator → MGAQANVLIIEDEPIIAADLAYIVKELGLYVLGLAKTSAEAVALAKLAPVSLILSDIHLADGSSGLQAVEAILQEQDAAVIFITACPQLAP, encoded by the coding sequence ATGGGCGCTCAAGCGAACGTCCTCATCATCGAGGACGAACCAATAATCGCAGCCGACCTCGCGTATATCGTGAAAGAGCTGGGGCTTTACGTGCTAGGTTTGGCGAAAACAAGCGCCGAAGCAGTTGCTCTTGCAAAGCTCGCTCCTGTTAGCCTTATCCTGAGCGACATACACCTCGCTGATGGTAGCTCGGGGTTACAGGCAGTCGAAGCGATCCTTCAGGAACAAGACGCCGCTGTTATCTTCATCACGGCCTGCCCGCAATTGGCGCCGTAG
- a CDS encoding WD40/YVTN/BNR-like repeat-containing protein: protein MSDEIVVSTRKGLFRVVCKGGLWEIASVGFLGDNVSLALTDPRSGYVYAALDHGHFGVKLHRSTGDGWHEVAAPAYPEKPEGLDEKDMWGRPIPWSTQRIWALATGGADEPGVIWCGTLPGGLFRSEDHGDSWTIVNALWEHPKRTQWMGGGADWPGIHSIIVDPRNSRRVWVAVSTGGIWFTEDAGESWSQRGAGMRAEHVPPDLTHDPIAQDVHRLAQCPAAPERMWVQHHNGIFVSSDEGRTFREITEALPSAFGFAVVVHPRDPDTAWFVPGIKDEKRIPCGGRLVVTRTRDGGKSFDMLTNGLPQSHAYDLVYRHGLAVDATGDRLTFGSTTGGLWISEDQGDSWQCVTHTLPPIYAVHFA from the coding sequence GTGAGCGACGAGATCGTTGTTTCGACGCGCAAAGGGCTTTTCCGAGTCGTTTGTAAAGGAGGACTGTGGGAGATCGCCAGCGTCGGGTTCTTAGGCGACAACGTCAGTCTGGCATTGACCGACCCGCGTAGCGGCTACGTTTACGCTGCGCTCGATCACGGCCATTTTGGCGTCAAGCTGCATCGGTCGACTGGCGACGGCTGGCACGAAGTCGCCGCTCCCGCCTATCCAGAAAAACCGGAGGGACTCGACGAAAAGGATATGTGGGGGCGTCCCATTCCGTGGAGCACGCAGCGAATCTGGGCGCTGGCGACTGGCGGAGCCGATGAGCCGGGCGTGATTTGGTGCGGGACATTGCCGGGGGGCCTATTTCGCTCCGAAGATCACGGCGACAGCTGGACGATCGTGAACGCTCTATGGGAACATCCCAAGCGCACCCAATGGATGGGGGGCGGAGCCGATTGGCCCGGCATTCACTCGATCATTGTCGATCCTAGGAATTCACGGCGTGTTTGGGTCGCCGTCTCTACCGGCGGAATCTGGTTTACCGAGGACGCGGGGGAAAGCTGGAGCCAGCGCGGCGCGGGCATGCGCGCCGAGCATGTGCCCCCCGACCTTACCCACGACCCCATTGCACAAGACGTACATCGTCTTGCGCAATGTCCGGCGGCGCCCGAACGAATGTGGGTTCAGCATCATAATGGGATTTTCGTCTCTTCTGACGAGGGCCGGACGTTTCGAGAAATCACCGAGGCGCTGCCTTCTGCATTCGGCTTCGCCGTCGTCGTGCATCCGCGGGATCCGGATACGGCTTGGTTCGTTCCCGGGATTAAAGATGAGAAGCGCATTCCCTGCGGGGGCCGCCTGGTTGTCACCCGCACTCGGGATGGCGGCAAGAGCTTCGACATGCTGACAAACGGCCTGCCTCAGAGCCACGCCTATGATCTCGTTTACCGCCACGGACTGGCGGTAGACGCGACGGGCGACCGATTAACGTTCGGTTCGACGACGGGAGGCCTGTGGATCAGTGAAGATCAGGGCGACAGCTGGCAATGTGTGACGCATACGTTGCCCCCGATATATGCAGTGCATTTTGCTTAA